The window GAAGCACGCGGTCGTCTCGAAAATCTCCAAGAGCTCATCGGCGTCGCGCGCGAGTACGAAAGCGGCGAGAATGCCGGTTCCCTCGAGGATTTCCTGGCCAACGTTGCGTTGATCAGCGATCTCGATACGCTCGATGCCGACACGTCGTACATGACGCTCATGACGATGCACTCGGCCAAGGGCCTCGAGTTCCCGATCGTGTTCATGACCGGCCTGGAAGAAGGCGTCTTCCCGCACACGCGTGCGCTGACCGACAATGACGAGCTCGAAGAAGAGCGGCGTCTTGCATACGTCGGCGTAACGCGCGCGATGGACCGTCTCTTCCTTTCATATGCGATGCGCCGTTCGCTCTTCGGCAACACGTTCTCGCATCCGAAGTCGCGCTTCATCGAAGAGATGCCAAGCGTCGAGCACATCGGTGTCGTCCCCGCGGGCCCGCGTCCGCAGGGCGGCCGCTGGCGCGAGGTCGCGATCCACGAGAGCGCGGGTGCCGGCATCAACATGAATCTGAAAGCCGGCGACAAGGTCCGTCATCCCAAATGGGGTGAGGGCACGGTTGTCGATGCCGTTGGTGCGGGCGGCGATGGTTTGCTGACCATCAATTTCCCGAACGTCGGCCAGAAAATGCTGATGCTCAAATACGCACCGTTGGAGAAAGTCTGACGCAATGACGCCCGTGCGCGTCGGCGTCGCCGGCGCGCTTGGCCGTATGGGCCGCGTGACCTGCGCGGCGGTCGAATCTTCCGAAGATATGGAGCTCGTTGCCCGATTCTCACGCGGTGATGATCTGCAGACGTTCCTTGCCCAAAAACCGGACGTGGTCGTCGACTTCACGGTCTATCCTATCTCTCGCCAGGTGGCCGGTGAAGCGATCCGAGCGGGGGCACGGGTGGTCGTCGGCGCAACCGGATGGCCCGAAGCAGACGTTATTTCTTTTCGAGACGCGGTGGAGAACGCGAAGCTCGGCGCGCTGATCGTCCCGAACTTTGCAATCGGCGCAGTGCTGCTGATGCGACTAGCCGAGATTGCCGCCCCGCACTTCCGCGGCGTTGAAATCATCGAGATGCATCACGACCAAAAGAAAGACAAGCCGAGCGGAACCGCGCGTCTTACGGCGGAGCGGATAGAGTTCGTTGCGCCCGCGCTAGGCAAAGTCCCCATTCATAGCATTCGGCTTTCGGGATTGGTCGCGCACCAAAGCGTCCTGTTCGGTGCTCCCGGTCAGACGCTGGAGATTCGTCACGATTCGCTGGCTCGCGAATCGTTTGCCGACGGCATTCTGCTTGCGATTCGCGACGTCATGAAGCGCCGCGGTCTGAGGATTGGTCTCGATTCCGTTCTTTTTAGCGAGGCATCCCCGTGAAACTGGGACTTATCGGCGCGACTGGCGTCGTCGGTGGAACAGTTTTGCGCGTCCTCGAAGAGCGACGCGTTCCCATCGACGAGCTGCGCGCGTATGCGTCGCGCGACCGGGACATAACAGTTCGATTCCACGATCGTGACGTGCGCGTCTACGGCGCCACGCTCGAGCGGCTCAAGTCCGACGCCAACGACGTCGTCATCTTCGCGAGCAGCGATGACGCCAGCGCCGAGCTTGCGCAGGCGTTGGTGAACGCGGGTTCGCTGGTCGTCGACAACTCGTCGACCTTCCGAATGGATCCGAGCTGCCCGCTCGTGATTCCGGAAGTCAATCCGGGCGCGATCGAGCCCGGGCACAAGATCTTCCCGGTCGGCAACTGCACTGCGATCGTCCTTTGTGTCGCCTTGGCGCCGGTTACGAAAGCCGCGGGCCTGCGCAGCGTTCGCGTCGCGACATACCAGGCAGTCAGCGGCGCGGGACGCGCGGGACTCGAGACGCTCGAAGCCGAGGAGAACGGCAACAAGCCGAACGGCACGTTTGCGGCGCCGATCTTCCGCAACGTCGTTCCGCAAATCGGTTCCTTCGACGCCTTCGGCGACTCGGGCGAAGAAAAGAAAGTCGTTGCGGAGACACGCAAGATACTCGGGCTTCCGAACTTGCACGTCGCGGCGACGACGGTGCGCGTTCCGGTGCGGCGCGCTCATAGCGAGGCTGTTTTCTTCGAGACGGAACGTGCGGTCACGCGCGAAGAGTTGGCGCGCGCGTTCGATCTGGCCGACGGCGTCGTCTATCACGCGGATGGTATCGTGACGCCGATCGACATCGAAGACACCGATGACGTCCATGTTGCGCGCTTGCGTCCCGAGGCTGACTCGCTTCGCGACGAAGGCCTTCCCTCGACACACTTCCAGATGTGGATCGTCGGCGATCAGCTCCGCAAGGGGGCAGCCACGAACGGCGTGCAGATCATCGAGCTGTTGCTCGAAAAGGGCATGCTGCGCGCGCGAGCCCAAGCGTCATGAACAATCCGCGCGTCATCGTTCTGAAGTTCGGCGGGTCGTCGCTCTCGACAGCGGAGCTGCGCGAGATCGCGGCATCGCGCGTCCTCGAAGCACGCACGCGGGGATTTTCGCCGGTCGTGATCTGCTCGGCTTTGGGACGCGCCCCCGATCCGTACGCCACCGACACGCTGCTCTCGCTCCTCGGTCCCGCGCGCAGCAGCCCCAATCGCGATTTGATGCTCGCCGTCGGCGAGCTGATTTCGTGCGCAATCTTCGCCGAGCTGTTGACATCGTGGGGCGCGGAAGCCCAGGCGATGACGGGCGAACAAGCCGGCATTCTGACCGATAACAGCTGGTGCGACGCGAACATCAAGCGCGTCGATCCGCGCAATCTCGTCCGTGCCATCGTCAATAACGTCATCCCGGTCGTCGCCGGATTCCAAGGCGCCGACGAAAACAATGCGATCACGACGCTCGGCCGCGGCGGCAGCGATCTTTCGGCGATTTCCGTCGGTGAAGCGCTCGGTGCCGACAGCGTCGAGATTTACACCGACGTCTCGGGCGTGATGTCGGGCGATCCCCGCCGCATCGCGGGCGCGCATACGGTCGATCGCGTTAACTGGTCGGAGATGGTCGAGCTGGCCGGTAACGGCGCAAAAGTCATGCACGCGAAAGCGGCGACGCTCGCACAGCGCGGCAACACGCCGTACGTCATCAAGGGACTGCGCTCGAACTTCGGGACGGCGATCGACGAAGGCGTGGCGCTTGACCGCGATCGCCCGGTCACGGGCGTGACGGCGCTACGCGACATCGCGTTCGTGCGGATCATCGCCGGTGAAGAAGACGTTTCCAAGCGTGCGGAGCTCGACAAGCAACTGCTGCACCGTATCGCCGAGCGCGGTATCTCGATCGATATGATCAACGTCAACGCGGCCGGCGTGTTCTTCGTGTGCGATCACGAAAATATTGAGAACGTGCGGGATGAGCTGCGCGATTTGAACTTGGCCGTGCGCATCCGGCCGCATTGCGCGAAGATCTCGATTGTCGGTGCGGGCATGCGTGGAACGCCGGGTGTCATGTACCGCGTCGTGCGCTCCGTCTCGGACGCCGGCGTCGAAATCATTCACTCGACCGACTCGAATATCACCATTTCGGTGCTCGTACCGGAGGAGGACGCCCAGCGGGCGGAACAGGCTCTCCACGATGCCTTCCATCTCGGCCGGAGAAGTGCCGAAGAACCGGTTCGGGGCTAGGAGAAAGACGATGCTTGGACGGCTCCTGACAGCGATGCTCACGCCCTTCCGCCTAAGCGGAGAGGTGGACTACGGTGAGGCTGCGCGGCTCGCCGACCATCTGATCGAAATCGGAAACGAGGGTCTGGTGGTTTGCGGAACGACGGGCGAATCGCCGGCGCTCGAAAACGATGAAAAACTCCAGCTCTTCGAGGTCGTCAAGAAGAAGATCGGCAATCGCGGTTCGGTTATTGCCGGGACCGGGACGTACAACACGAGTCATTCGGTTAAGCTGACGCGCGAAGCCGCGAAATGCGGCGTCGACGGCATTCTTGCGGTCGTCCCCTATTACAACAAGCCGACACAAGACGGAATGTTGAGGCATTTCGGCGCGATTGCGGAATCGACCGAGCTGCCGGTGATCGTCTACAACATCCCCGGCCGCACGAACGCGAACATGCTTCCTGCGACGTTACGTACGTTGCAAGACCGTTATCCGAACATCGCCGGCGTCAAAGATTCGACGTCTGACATCGCGCAAATGACAGCGATCTTGCGCGATCGCCGCGACGGCTTCATGTTCTACAGCGGTGACGACCACATGTTCTTGCCGACGCTTGCGATCGGCGGCGACGGGCTCGTCGGCGTCGCCTCTCATTTGTGTGCGCCGCAGTTCAAGCAGATGATCGAAGCCTTTGATGCCGGTGACCATGCTCGTGCTGCGCGGATCCATCGCGAGCTTGCGCCACTCTTCTCGGCCTTGTTTGCAACGACGAGCCCGATTCCGGTGAAGTGGGCGATGGGCGAGCTGGGCTGGCATGTCGGAACGTGCCGTTCGCCGCTCGGTATGATGCCCGACGATCTCAAGCCGCGTTTGGGCGGATTGCTGGAAGCATACCGTCCGGCAAAAGCCGCCGCGGTTTGACATCGATCGAAATCCTCGGCTGTCGCGTCGACGCTGTCGGACGCGAGGCCGCAATTGAACGCGTCGTCGCGCTCGCGCATGGCACGACTCCTTCGATCGTCGTAACGCTCGGGACCGAGATGGTGATGGAAGCGCAGCACAATCTGCAATTTCGCGCCGTCATCGACGGAGCCGCGCTGGTCGTGTGCGATACGATTGGCTTGCTGCTTGCATCGCGTTTACGCGGAGGACCGCTGCGCGAACGCGTGACCGGCGTCGACCTCGTGCAGTTACTCGCGTCGCGTTCGCATCGCGAGAAGCTTCGCATGTTCTTGCTGGGCGGGCGCGCCGAAACCTCAGAACGCGCGTCGGCGTCGCTGGTTGCGAACGGCGCAATGGTCGCGGGCTCGCATCACGGTTACTTTACGAGCGGCGATGATGCTTCAGGCGATGATGCTTCAATCGTTGCGCAGATACGGGCCAGCGGCGCGAACGTGCTGCTCGTTGGACTCGGATCACCCAAGCAAGAACTCTGGCTTGCGCAGCACTTGGCGGCGACCGGTTGCAGCGTCGGAATCGGCATCGGCGGGACGCTCGACGTCCTAGCCGGAAGCGTTGAACGAGCGCCGGAAATCTGGCAAAAGCTGGGACTTGAGTGGTGTTACCGCTTGGTCCGTGAGCCGTGGCGCTGGCGCCGGCAATTGGCGCTGCCTGCATTCTTCATACTAGCGCTGCGCGAAGCGGCGCAACTCTGCGTATCGAGGGGTAAGACAACCGGGTGAAGGCCATGCTTCTCGCGGGCGGGATGAGTACACGACTCTATCCGCTGACGCGATCGGTTCCAAAACCGCTCGTGCCGATTGCCGGCGAGCCGGTCTCCGCCCAGATATTGCGTTATCTGCATTCGTTCGGTATCAACGACGTCGCGATCAACGTGCATTATCACGCCGACCAAATCAAGGAAGCATTCGGCGACGGTTCGCAGTACGGCGTGCGCTTGCATTATCTCTTCGAACCCGAGTTGATGGGTAGCGCAGGTGCTGTCAAGCAAATGGAAGACTTCTTCCGGGACGACACGTTCATCGTGATCGGCTGCGACATCCTCACCGACGCGAACCTCCACGACCTGGTTGCGTTCCATCGGATGCACGGAGCAATTGCGACGATTGCGCTCACGCACATGGAGCGTGTCGAGCAATACGGCG of the Candidatus Baltobacteraceae bacterium genome contains:
- a CDS encoding dihydrodipicolinate reductase C-terminal domain-containing protein, encoding MTPVRVGVAGALGRMGRVTCAAVESSEDMELVARFSRGDDLQTFLAQKPDVVVDFTVYPISRQVAGEAIRAGARVVVGATGWPEADVISFRDAVENAKLGALIVPNFAIGAVLLMRLAEIAAPHFRGVEIIEMHHDQKKDKPSGTARLTAERIEFVAPALGKVPIHSIRLSGLVAHQSVLFGAPGQTLEIRHDSLARESFADGILLAIRDVMKRRGLRIGLDSVLFSEASP
- a CDS encoding aspartate-semialdehyde dehydrogenase; its protein translation is MKLGLIGATGVVGGTVLRVLEERRVPIDELRAYASRDRDITVRFHDRDVRVYGATLERLKSDANDVVIFASSDDASAELAQALVNAGSLVVDNSSTFRMDPSCPLVIPEVNPGAIEPGHKIFPVGNCTAIVLCVALAPVTKAAGLRSVRVATYQAVSGAGRAGLETLEAEENGNKPNGTFAAPIFRNVVPQIGSFDAFGDSGEEKKVVAETRKILGLPNLHVAATTVRVPVRRAHSEAVFFETERAVTREELARAFDLADGVVYHADGIVTPIDIEDTDDVHVARLRPEADSLRDEGLPSTHFQMWIVGDQLRKGAATNGVQIIELLLEKGMLRARAQAS
- a CDS encoding aspartate kinase, coding for MNNPRVIVLKFGGSSLSTAELREIAASRVLEARTRGFSPVVICSALGRAPDPYATDTLLSLLGPARSSPNRDLMLAVGELISCAIFAELLTSWGAEAQAMTGEQAGILTDNSWCDANIKRVDPRNLVRAIVNNVIPVVAGFQGADENNAITTLGRGGSDLSAISVGEALGADSVEIYTDVSGVMSGDPRRIAGAHTVDRVNWSEMVELAGNGAKVMHAKAATLAQRGNTPYVIKGLRSNFGTAIDEGVALDRDRPVTGVTALRDIAFVRIIAGEEDVSKRAELDKQLLHRIAERGISIDMINVNAAGVFFVCDHENIENVRDELRDLNLAVRIRPHCAKISIVGAGMRGTPGVMYRVVRSVSDAGVEIIHSTDSNITISVLVPEEDAQRAEQALHDAFHLGRRSAEEPVRG
- the dapA gene encoding 4-hydroxy-tetrahydrodipicolinate synthase, which produces MLGRLLTAMLTPFRLSGEVDYGEAARLADHLIEIGNEGLVVCGTTGESPALENDEKLQLFEVVKKKIGNRGSVIAGTGTYNTSHSVKLTREAAKCGVDGILAVVPYYNKPTQDGMLRHFGAIAESTELPVIVYNIPGRTNANMLPATLRTLQDRYPNIAGVKDSTSDIAQMTAILRDRRDGFMFYSGDDHMFLPTLAIGGDGLVGVASHLCAPQFKQMIEAFDAGDHARAARIHRELAPLFSALFATTSPIPVKWAMGELGWHVGTCRSPLGMMPDDLKPRLGGLLEAYRPAKAAAV
- a CDS encoding WecB/TagA/CpsF family glycosyltransferase, translated to MTSIEILGCRVDAVGREAAIERVVALAHGTTPSIVVTLGTEMVMEAQHNLQFRAVIDGAALVVCDTIGLLLASRLRGGPLRERVTGVDLVQLLASRSHREKLRMFLLGGRAETSERASASLVANGAMVAGSHHGYFTSGDDASGDDASIVAQIRASGANVLLVGLGSPKQELWLAQHLAATGCSVGIGIGGTLDVLAGSVERAPEIWQKLGLEWCYRLVREPWRWRRQLALPAFFILALREAAQLCVSRGKTTG